One genomic segment of Novisyntrophococcus fermenticellae includes these proteins:
- the rsmH gene encoding 16S rRNA (cytosine(1402)-N(4))-methyltransferase RsmH, which translates to MEFKHKSVLLEETVDNLNIKSDGIYVDGTLGGAGHACEVCKRLSDKGRFIGFDQDADAIQAAGERLKDYADRVTVIRSNYCYMADELKKRGISSVDGILLDLGVSSYQLDNAKRGFTYRENVPLDMRMDQRQKRTAADIVNQYSEKELYRIIRDYGEEQFAQNIAKHICLARQEAPIETTGELIEIIKHAIPARIRATGGHPAKKTFQAIRIELNQELDVLKDSLDGMIELLNKGGRLCVITFHSLEDRIVKTIFRRNENPCICPPDFPVCVCGRESRGIMINRKPIVPTREEIEANKRAKSSKLRVFERR; encoded by the coding sequence GTGGAGTTTAAACACAAATCTGTGTTACTGGAAGAGACGGTTGACAATCTGAATATCAAGTCTGACGGAATTTACGTGGATGGAACCCTAGGTGGTGCAGGCCATGCCTGTGAGGTCTGTAAAAGATTGTCAGACAAAGGAAGGTTTATTGGCTTTGATCAGGATGCAGATGCCATACAGGCGGCTGGGGAGCGGCTGAAGGATTATGCGGACCGGGTCACTGTTATTCGATCCAATTATTGCTATATGGCAGATGAACTGAAAAAAAGGGGTATATCATCAGTAGATGGGATTTTACTGGATCTGGGAGTTTCTTCCTATCAGCTGGACAATGCCAAAAGGGGCTTTACATATCGTGAAAATGTGCCGCTTGACATGCGTATGGACCAAAGACAGAAGCGCACCGCAGCTGATATTGTGAACCAATATTCGGAAAAGGAGCTATATCGGATTATAAGGGATTATGGTGAAGAGCAGTTTGCACAGAACATTGCCAAGCATATTTGCCTTGCAAGACAGGAGGCACCGATTGAGACGACTGGGGAGTTAATCGAGATCATTAAACATGCTATACCTGCAAGAATCCGTGCCACGGGTGGACATCCTGCAAAGAAAACATTTCAGGCGATACGAATTGAGTTGAATCAGGAACTGGATGTACTTAAGGATTCACTGGACGGAATGATTGAACTGCTGAATAAAGGTGGAAGGTTATGTGTAATTACCTTTCATTCCCTGGAAGACCGGATTGTTAAGACGATCTTCAGAAGAAATGAAAACCCCTGTATTTGTCCGCCGGATTTTCCGGTCTGTGTATGTGGCAGAGAGTCCAGGGGAATTATGATAAACCGCAAACCGATTGTACCAACAAGAGAAGAAATAGAAGCAAATAAGCGGGCGAAAAGTTCAAAGTTACGTGTTTTTGAAAGACGGTGA
- the mraZ gene encoding division/cell wall cluster transcriptional repressor MraZ: MFMGEYSHTIDPKGRLIIPSRFREQLGDEFVLTKGLDGCLSIYPMDEWEKFEEQLRSLPLTNKNARTFSRFFVAGATACELDKQGRILVPGTLREFAGLEKDVVLTGNINRIEIWSKQKWSENSNYDDMDAIAEGLEDLGITI; the protein is encoded by the coding sequence ATGTTCATGGGAGAGTATAGTCATACAATTGACCCCAAGGGGAGACTGATCATACCATCCAGATTTCGTGAGCAGCTCGGTGACGAGTTTGTTCTGACGAAAGGTCTGGATGGCTGTCTCTCTATCTATCCCATGGATGAGTGGGAAAAGTTTGAAGAGCAGTTACGCAGCTTACCACTTACGAACAAGAATGCCAGAACCTTTTCACGTTTCTTTGTTGCCGGAGCAACTGCATGTGAGCTGGACAAGCAGGGGAGAATTCTCGTACCGGGTACGCTGCGGGAGTTTGCGGGTCTGGAAAAGGATGTGGTGCTGACAGGTAACATTAACAGAATTGAAATCTGGAGCAAACAGAAGTGGAGCGAGAACAGTAACTATGATGATATGGATGCGATAGCTGAAGGGCTGGAGGATCTGGGAATTACCATCTGA
- the ychF gene encoding redox-regulated ATPase YchF codes for MKLGIVGLPNVGKSTLFNSLTKAGAESANYPFCTIDPNVGIVPVPDERIKLLGDFYHSKKVTPAVVEFVDIAGLVKGASKGEGLGNQFLANIREVDAIVHVVRCFEDDNVVHVDGSIDPLRDIETINLELIFSDLEILERRIAKTTKTARMDKAAAKELEMLNRLKQHLEDGKDAILFETENEDEETWLEEYNLLTNKPVIYAANVSENDLPDDGTSNSHVQKVREYAAGHQSEVFVVCAEIEAEISELDDNEKQEFLEDLGLKESGLDKLIEASYRTLGLMSFLTAGEDETRAWTIKVGTKAPQAAGKIHTDFERGFIKAEVVNYKDLLDCGSYNGAREKGLVRMEGKEYIVKDGDVILFRFNV; via the coding sequence ATGAAATTAGGAATTGTAGGCTTACCGAACGTGGGAAAAAGTACCCTGTTCAATTCATTGACAAAAGCGGGTGCGGAATCAGCAAACTACCCCTTTTGTACGATTGATCCCAATGTGGGAATTGTTCCTGTTCCGGATGAAAGAATCAAACTTCTGGGAGATTTCTATCATTCAAAGAAGGTTACTCCGGCAGTTGTTGAATTTGTAGATATAGCCGGCCTGGTGAAGGGAGCCTCTAAAGGAGAGGGTCTGGGAAATCAATTTCTGGCCAACATCCGCGAAGTGGATGCTATTGTTCATGTAGTACGCTGTTTTGAAGATGATAACGTCGTTCATGTGGATGGGAGTATCGATCCTCTGAGGGATATAGAGACGATAAATCTTGAACTGATTTTCTCTGATCTGGAAATTCTGGAAAGACGTATCGCCAAGACCACAAAAACCGCCCGTATGGATAAGGCGGCTGCAAAAGAACTTGAGATGTTGAATCGTTTGAAACAGCATCTGGAGGATGGGAAGGATGCAATTCTTTTTGAAACTGAGAACGAAGATGAGGAAACCTGGCTGGAAGAGTACAATCTTCTGACGAATAAACCGGTGATCTATGCTGCCAATGTAAGCGAGAATGATCTCCCGGATGATGGCACCTCCAATTCACATGTGCAGAAAGTAAGAGAATATGCCGCCGGACATCAAAGTGAAGTATTTGTTGTATGTGCTGAAATTGAAGCTGAGATTTCCGAGCTGGATGATAATGAAAAGCAGGAGTTTCTGGAAGACCTGGGATTGAAGGAATCGGGTCTGGATAAATTAATCGAGGCAAGTTACCGAACCCTCGGGCTGATGAGCTTTCTGACCGCCGGTGAAGACGAAACAAGGGCATGGACCATAAAAGTAGGAACAAAAGCACCACAGGCAGCAGGGAAAATCCATACAGATTTCGAAAGAGGATTTATCAAGGCCGAAGTTGTGAACTATAAAGATCTCCTGGATTGCGGATCCTATAACGGTGCCCGGGAAAAGGGACTGGTACGAATGGAAGGAAAAGAATACATCGTCAAAGATGGGGATGTTATCCTGTTCCGTTTTAATGTATGA